The genomic stretch cagaGAACCGGGCAAGGTAGGGGGAGCGGCGGTGGCTGGTGGAGGGCTGCAAGGGAGAATAGGGCGAGCTGGGGCAAGAGGAGCTGGGGCAGAAGTCTAACCCGCTGCAGCACGATGATGTCCTTGGCCGTCAGCTTGGCCCCGTTGACGGGGTCCACCATGTCCTTGCGGATCAGCCGCTCCACACACTCCAGGGTAACCACCGCTCCCCTGCCAGGCACGGATGGACGGACGCAGTGAGACGTGGGATCCCTCCTCGGCcgtccccgctcccacccccactccccgacAACCCGGGCAGCCGAGGGCGGTCccacggccgccgccgcccgcaggGGAGCAGGGTCCGACGGCCCGCGACCACCTGCCCACGCCCCGTCTGATGGTCCGGCGGGTACACTCACGAGGGCCGCAGCACGGCGCAGGGCACGGAGTTGCTGAGGCTGTCGCGGGTGACGGCGCAGATGTAGCGCTCGCTGCGGGTGATGAGGCCCACGCGGTCCACGGAGCCGTCCAGGAGCGTGAAGCGGACGGGCGTCAGGTCGTTGAGGCGCAGGGGCCGTCCGCTCATCGGACACAGCACCGCCCGAGACTGCCGGGCAGAggacggagacagagagagatgacggtgggtgggaggggatgcgaggcccagggaaagggggagtcggtcggggaggggaggagtggggcgTCCTTACGGGTTTCTGCAGGCGAGAAGCCTTGGCCTCCGGGGTGAGCGAGGGGATCCAGAAGCTGGGCAGCTGCTTGTCCTTGTCCTCGGGGGCGGAGGTGGTGCTGGGGCCCGGCTCGCTGTCGCCTGGCCGGGATGACGGGACAGGGTCTCGGTGCCGGGGGGGGTGGCACGGCGACCGTGGCCATCACCCCACTTCCGCCCCCacgctctcccccagccctccggcTCCTCGCGCCCCCACGCGCCGGACCCTTCCGTACCGGTCCCCGCCGGCCGCCGCTGGAAAGGGTTGAGGGGTTTGGTGACGATGGCGgtctccttctccaggaagccgcGCACTTGCTCCTGGGCAGCCGCCCGGCTCAGCTCGCGCCGCTCCGCCTGctgctcccccttctgcttctcgtaggcctggggggtgggaggagggggggatctCTCGCCGCCAGCCCCGGTTAGCGCACCCCTCCGAGCTTCCAGACGCGGCCGTGTGCACCCCccgttcctccacctccccccgacccccacctccatcccacaGACCTTCATCTGCCGCGCAATCTCCCTCTTCTGGTGCAGGATATACTCCAGGATGGCTTCCTTTTCGTATAAGAACCCGTCGGGGCTGgcgggggcaaggagagggatccagcaatgatctttttttttttttaatggtattgttaaatgttttctatgggccaggcactgtaccaaacgctggggtaaatacaaatttaacaggttggatacagtgcctgtcccacacagggttcacagtcttagtccccgttttatagataaaGTCACtgaataatagcaattgtggtgtttgttaaacacttactatgcgccaggcacccgTAGTAAGTGCGgtagaagacacaagataatcgggttggacgcggtccctgtcccacgtggggctcacaatctatttccccattttatagttgagataagaggcacagagaagtgaagtgatttgctcaaggtcacagagcagacaagtggcggagctgggattagaacccagggccttctgactcccgggcccgggctctatatgGCAGATTGCCTGTCCCACCCCACGGCGACCATAAGAACGATGGTATCTATTTGGttcttgctatatgccaaaccctgtgctgagcgctggagtagctcCCAGACGGTGCAGCACCCAACCCTCCCCGCCGTCTCCCCTGTCCCCCAACTCACGTGACAACAGGATCATGGCAAGGCTGCAGGGACAGGCAGCAGCAGTCAAAGTCCTTGACGGCATCGCGGCTCAGACGCACATTCTGGGTCCCGTAGCCCGAAGCCGCtgcggggtggtggggaggaggggcaggaaaatcgatccatcagtggtacttagtggGTGgctcctggatgcagagcactgtactaagcgcctggggggacTACAAAGAGTAAGccgccttctcccactcccttttgcgtcgccttgacctgctcccttcattcacctttcctcccatccccgcagcatatatatatatatatacatacacatatatagctaatttatttatatatattaatgtctgtctccctctttagagtgtaagctcgttgggggcagggaatgcatctttattgtattgtactgtcccatgcgcttagtacagtgctctgcacacagtaagcgctccataaatacgaccgaagaatgaatgaatgaaggaggagcgatctgtctgcccctctagactgtaagctcgacgggggcagagattgtgtcgttactgtattgtactctcccaagcgcttagtactgtgctctgcacatggtaagtgctcaatagctacGGTTGACTGACGCGAGGGTCAAGTGGGTAGGATGAGAGAGCAGCGGTAAAGGGAAGAAGGTCGGGCCATAGGTCCCTTTAGACTGAgcgacttgtgggcagggattgccactctttattgttgtattgcactttcccaagcgcttagtacagtattctgcacatagtaagcgcttaataaatacaactgaccaaaGGACCTTTGCCCCATCTCTCCGGGAGATCCTCTTTCCCAGgcctctcctccagcctccccctggACTGGCCTTCAGCCCCGCGACCCCCACGCTCACCCGTGTCCTTCTTCTTCTCGTGGTAGGTGTAGACGGCTCCCGCCGTGCAGTTCTTCCCGTGGCGGGTCATCTCGGGGCgggcctggagggagagacaggggttcGAGAGGGTCCCGGCCTTGGGGCGGGCTCCGAGGGCGTCTGGGTTCCCCAAACGGAGTGGGAGTGGTGGCGTGGGGGACGGCGTTTAAGGAGGCTCGGGAAGTGTCCGCACCCGTGGGAGGCGATAACAGGGGAGGAGCGGGTGGCGAGCCCCCTTGTTAACACCCGCTGAGACCCGCCGCCCTGGGCCTGCTCTGCCCTCCAGGAAGTCCCTCCTGGAGTCTGCCCTAACTCCCTCTTGCTTCGGTCTGGCaatcagcgtggcttggtggaaagagcctgggcttgggagtcagaggacgtgggttctaatcccgcctccgccacttgtccgctgtctgATCTGGGATAAggcactaagcttctctgtgcctcggttacctcatctgtaaaatggggatgaagaccgtgagccccatgtgggacaacctgatggccttgaatctaccccagccctta from Ornithorhynchus anatinus isolate Pmale09 chromosome 10, mOrnAna1.pri.v4, whole genome shotgun sequence encodes the following:
- the LOC107547182 gene encoding nitric oxide synthase-interacting protein, whose product is MTRHGKNCTAGAVYTYHEKKKDTAASGYGTQNVRLSRDAVKDFDCCCLSLQPCHDPVVTPDGFLYEKEAILEYILHQKREIARQMKAYEKQKGEQQAERRELSRAAAQEQVRGFLEKETAIVTKPLNPFQRRPAGTGDSEPGPSTTSAPEDKDKQLPSFWIPSLTPEAKASRLQKPSRAVLCPMSGRPLRLNDLTPVRFTLLDGSVDRVGLITRSERYICAVTRDSLSNSVPCAVLRPSGAVVTLECVERLIRKDMVDPVNGAKLTAKDIIVLQRGGTGFAGSGVTLEAKKSRPVMQA